One Kitasatospora sp. MAP12-44 DNA segment encodes these proteins:
- a CDS encoding SAF domain-containing protein produces MENRTFPSPTLGTPAFQEQSAVVAGPGRGGDGRPAPVAPSRSLRARRRRPAVIAMAAALIAAGGLGGAVLYNSTGQRIAVLALARDVPYGQPLTADDLVVARIASDPALSPVAAGDLNLAVGERATTDLHRGALLLVADVTRALAVAPTDQVVGLSARQGQLPADGLEPGQRVIIVLTDPSVAAGSAGGGAAHPAGPPTMGAVVAHVGKAGGDGTQVVDVAVPPSDGPVLAFWVASGKFQVILAPRDAAASPSPSSSPPSSPSTGANSGGGTA; encoded by the coding sequence GTGGAGAACCGCACATTTCCGTCCCCGACCCTCGGCACGCCCGCGTTCCAGGAGCAGTCGGCCGTGGTGGCCGGCCCGGGCAGAGGCGGCGACGGTCGCCCCGCCCCGGTCGCCCCGTCGCGCTCGCTGCGGGCCCGGCGCCGGCGCCCGGCGGTGATCGCGATGGCCGCCGCGCTGATCGCGGCCGGCGGGCTGGGCGGCGCGGTCCTCTACAACAGCACCGGTCAGCGGATCGCCGTGCTGGCACTGGCGCGTGACGTCCCGTACGGGCAGCCGCTGACCGCCGACGACCTGGTGGTGGCGCGGATCGCCAGCGACCCGGCGCTGAGCCCGGTCGCGGCCGGCGACCTCAACCTGGCGGTCGGCGAGCGGGCCACCACCGACCTGCACCGCGGCGCGCTGCTGCTGGTCGCCGATGTCACCCGTGCCCTGGCGGTCGCACCGACCGACCAGGTGGTCGGCCTGTCGGCCCGGCAGGGCCAGCTGCCGGCCGACGGTCTCGAGCCCGGGCAGCGGGTGATCATCGTGCTGACCGACCCGTCCGTCGCGGCCGGGTCGGCCGGCGGCGGGGCCGCGCACCCGGCGGGGCCGCCGACGATGGGGGCGGTGGTGGCCCATGTCGGCAAGGCCGGCGGTGACGGCACCCAGGTGGTCGACGTCGCCGTCCCGCCGAGCGACGGGCCGGTGCTGGCGTTCTGGGTGGCGAGCGGGAAGTTCCAGGTGATCCTGGCCCCGCGGGACGCGGCTGCCTCGCCCTCGCCCTCCTCGTCCCCGCCCTCCTCGCCGTCCACCGGTGCGAACAGCGGCGGGGGGACTGCCTGA
- a CDS encoding pyridoxamine 5'-phosphate oxidase family protein, producing the protein MTAADRIEQLSDLESLRLLATVPIGRVVYTAHALPGVLPVSFLVRSDGRLVLALLPGGALARALDGTVAAFQADSVDLATRSGWSVTVHGHAEVVRDPLRYQELLRSGPEPWTTAPEPMFVLLTPELVVGERLLPSAHPHAG; encoded by the coding sequence ATGACCGCCGCCGACCGGATCGAGCAGCTCAGCGACCTCGAGAGCCTGCGCCTGCTCGCCACCGTGCCCATCGGGCGGGTGGTGTACACCGCCCACGCGCTGCCCGGCGTCCTGCCGGTCTCCTTCCTGGTCCGCTCGGACGGACGACTGGTGCTGGCGCTGCTCCCGGGCGGCGCGCTCGCCCGCGCGCTGGACGGCACGGTGGCGGCGTTCCAGGCCGACAGCGTCGACCTGGCGACCAGGAGCGGCTGGAGCGTCACCGTGCACGGGCACGCCGAGGTGGTGCGCGATCCGCTCCGCTACCAGGAGCTGCTGCGCAGCGGCCCCGAGCCCTGGACCACCGCGCCCGAGCCGATGTTCGTCCTGCTGACCCCCGAGCTGGTCGTCGGCGAGCGGCTGCTGCCCAGCGCTCACCCGCACGCGGGGTGA